The Scleropages formosus chromosome 11, fSclFor1.1, whole genome shotgun sequence genome window below encodes:
- the tkfc gene encoding triokinase/FMN cyclase isoform X2, protein MEPQRKLLNSPQSCVDEALRGVVAANAGLALLRGHRVALRSDLRALKGRVALLSGGGSGHEPAHAGYVGAGMLSAAVAGAVFASPPPGSVLAAILTLWQAGVSGVLLIIKNYTGDRLNFGLALEQARAQGVPVAMVIVADDCAFAQPSKAGRRGLCGTVLVHKLAGALAEEGHPLDEIVTRVTKAVKGIGTLGVSLSPCSVPGCLPTFELPPGDMELGLGIHGEPGIKRLKVGSADEVVKMMIDHMTDSSSQSHLPLKSGDTVVLCVNNLGALSCLEMAVVTRAAFNCLEGRGLKIARVMSGSFMTSLEMTGMSLTVMRVDQEILRLLDAKTTAPGWPNLSSVDLSGRNCIMEPAKRASDAEVPTAKEGSLSAVIRRALEKVCVSLLSAQEELNALDRASGDGDCGSTHALAVHGTARDISALLNVRWHQELAYVYSENVDGTKSLKLFLQPSEKSSVFSAASFL, encoded by the exons ATGGAG CCACAAAGGAAACTGCTCAACTCGCCGCAGAGCTGCGTGGACGAGGCCCTCCGTGGCGTCGTGGCCGCGAACGCGGGCCTCGCCCTGCTTCGGGGCCACAGGGTGGCGCTGCGCTCCGACCTGCGAGCGCTGAAGGGGCGCGTGGCGCTGCTGTCGGGGGGCGGGTCTGGGCACGAGCCAGCGCACGCAG GCTACGTTGGTGCGGGGATGTTGTCGGCAGCCGTGGCAGGggctgtgtttgcctcccccccTCCGGGGAGTGTCCTGGCCGCCATCCTTACTCTATGGCAGGCCGGGGTCTCAGGAGTCCTGCTCATCATCAAGAACTACACCGGCGACCGGCTGAACTTTGGCCTGGCACTGGAGCAAGCCCGGGCCCAAGGTGtgcctgttgccatggtgattgtCGCCGATGACTGTGCCTTTGCCCAACCCAGCAAGGCCGGACGGAGGGGCCTTTGCGGCACTGTGCTTGTTCACAAG TTGGCAGGGGCACTGGCTGAAGAAGGGCACCCACTAGATGAAATTGTCACCAGAGTGACAAAAGCGGTGAAGGGCATTG ggACGCTGGGTGTCAGTCTGTCCCCTTGTAGTGTTCCAGGCTGTCTGCCCACTTTTGAGCTGCCACCTGGAGACATGGAGCTTGGCCTGG GAATTCATGGAGAGCCAGGCATCAAAAGGTTAAAG gTTGGTTCAGCAGACGAGGTTGTGAAAATGATGATAGATCATATGACTGATTCCTCTAGCCAGTCACATCTGCCGTTGAAATCAG GTGACACTGTGGTGCTTTGTGTGAATAACCTGGGAGCTCTTTCTTGTCTGGAGATGGCTGTGGTCACTAGAGCTGCTTTCAACTGCCTGG AAGGGCGGGGCCTAAAGATTGCACGTGTGATGTCGGGGTCATTCATGACATCGTTGGAGATGACGGGCATGTCACTCACTGTTATGCGGGTGGACCAGGAGATACTTCGGCTTCTTG ATGCTAAAACCACAGCTCCTGGCTGGCCAAACCTCAGTAGTGTTGACCTTAGTGGACGCAACTGCATTATGGAGCCAGCAAAAAGAGCCTCAGATGCAGAAGTACCTACTGCTAAAGAAG GTTCGCTCAGCGCTGTGATACGGAGGGCTCTGGAAaaggtgtgtgtctctctcttgAGTGCGCAAGAGGAACTGAACGCGTTGGACCGGGCATCAGGGGACGGAGATTGTGGCAGCACACACGCACTTGCTGTTCACG GTACTGCTagggacatctcagctctttTAAATGTACGCTGGCATCAGGAACTTGCATACGTTTATTCTGAGAATGTGGACGGGACCAAGTCACTTAAACTGTTCCTTCAGCCATCTGAAAAATCTTCAGTTTTCTCTGCCGCTTCGTTCTTGTAA